A genome region from Panthera uncia isolate 11264 chromosome A3 unlocalized genomic scaffold, Puncia_PCG_1.0 HiC_scaffold_11, whole genome shotgun sequence includes the following:
- the LOC125936832 gene encoding protein sel-1 homolog 2-like produces MKPLSLLIEILIILGVMIRNIEAEKHNKKQKERNVTTQVSVNEVKRFLSHILERRKLIKVIYQRENALGKKKIQRKLRIRGIQNKDLSKRNKNCK; encoded by the exons ATGAAGCCCCTGTCCCTGTTAATAGAGATATTGATCATTCTTGGGGTCATGATTAGaa ATATCGAAGcagaaaagcataataaaaagcaaaaggaaagaaatgtcacCACACAG gtaTCAGTTAACGAAGTCAAGCGATTTTTATCACATATATTGGAACGAAGAAAATTGATTAAAGTAATCTATCAAAGAGAAAATGCCTTAGGAAAAAAGAAGATTCAACGTAAATTAAGAATAAGAGGAATTCAAAATAAAgatctctcaaaaagaaataaaaattgtaagtaG